TAACATCGGAACTGCTGCAGATTTTAATGCGATGACAAGGAATTTAGCTGATTATCCGTCTATTGTAAACGACTCTCAGTTAGAATCGTCTACTACTTTTACAGTAGAAACCAGCGGTATATATTATATTGGTTTCAATGCTTATTCAATCACAAACAGGGCTCAGATTTATATTGACAATATCTCTCTTGATGTGGCTTTATCTAATCCTGATTTTGATGCGACATCCTTTAAGGCATATCCAAACCCGGTTAAAAATATCCTGAATCTGTCTTATGACAAAAACATCAGCGATGTTGCCGTATTCAACCTTATCGGACAGCAAGTTATGACAAGAACAATAAACAATGACAAAGGACAAATTGATATGTCTGGTCTGCCGGCCGGTACTTACATGGTTAAAGTAACTGCTGATAATGCCGTGAAGACTATCAAGATAATCAAACAAGATTAATAATTGGATTAAGTTTAGGTTTCTTTTAAATCGGGCATATAGCAGATAGAGATAGAAATAGGGCTTCTTGTTCTATATATGCCCAAATTATTAAGATCGCGGTGGTAGTAGATCTTAATGCCCAGAAGCACTCCAGGAAAACCTGGAGTGTTTTTTTTATTAAGAGGTAATATTTTCCTAATTGAGTAAAAAAAATGCGCACTTTAAAAAGTACGCATCAATTATAAATCATTAATTTCTTCTTTTAACTGAAAATATTTGCCAGCATTTCTTTCATCAAATCACCGGGCGGCAACCCATTGGCTCCAACTCCCTTACTTTTAACATCAATATCCCGAAGAGAAGCAACAATTTGGCTTACTTTTTTCATTGGGTAATTTTTAATAGCCACATCATATTCCTTCACAAAAAAAGGGTTAATACCTAAAGCAGAAGCAACGCTTTTTGGGCTGCGATCTTTCAAACCGTGGTATTTGAGCAATTGGACAAAAAAACCAAAAGTCTGTCCTACTGTTAACACCAATGGGTTGTCTTTCGGATTGTCTGCAAAATATTGTGCTATCTGATAGGCTTTTTTTATGTTACGCTCGCCAATCGCCTTACGGAGTTCAAATACATTAAAATCCTTGCTGAAACCAATATTTTCTTCAATCACTTCCGGTGTTATGGTACTACCTTGTGGTAAAATAATGGCTAATTTATCCAATTCATTGGCTATTTTACTTAAGTCTGTACCTAAAAAATCAACCAACATTGCCGCGGCTTTAGGCTCAATATTTAATTTTTTTCCGGCCAACACCCGTTTTAGCCAGTCGCCTACCTGATTTTCATACAGTTTCTTGCTTTCATATACAAGACCGGTCTTATCTAAAAACTTGGTCAGTTTCTTTCTTTTGTCTAGTGTTTTATATTTATAGGCAATGACCAGCACCGTCGTAGGCATCGGATTTTCAGCATAACTTTCCAGTTTGTCAATGCTTCGCGAAAGTTCCTGTGCTTCCCTTACAATAACTACCTGCCGCTCTGCCATCATAGGATAACGTTTTGCCGTAGAAACTATATCGTCAACAGACACGTCCCTTCCATAAAGCACGGTCTGGTTAAAACCTTTCTCATCTTCAGAAAGAAGGTTTGCTTCCATATATTCCGTAAGCTTATCGATATAATAAGGCTCCTCGCCCATCAGGAAATAAATTGGCTTAATGTTTCCTGCCTTAATATCATTGACAATTTTTACAACCTCATCCACTGCTTTTATATTTGGTATTTATCAAAACCCAAAAATAAGGCTTTAATAGCAGAACTATCAAAAAAAATACAAAAGCTCACATTATTTGTATTTGAGTTTTTTTTGGGGTTAGACCTATTCTCAAATCCTTTTAATGATTATATAAAAAAAGAACTTATTGCCAAAACAGCAATAAGTCCCAAATCCATGACAGTGTAGGTAGCTGCCAGTTAAAATGATGATATTATCTGAGGTTGTGCTGTATACGTGCGGTCAGAATTGTCCCTGTAACCGTCTCCTCTTTTTTTAAAACACCATCTACAAATACCTGTACTTTCAAAGTAGAAGCAGCATCTACTCCTACTCCATTCGCTGTAAAATTTGCTACACTCGCATTTTCCGGTAAAGCAATTTCCGGACTTGTCCAGGTGGTTACGCCCAGGCCCGATACTGTAGTCAGCCTGGAATCATAACCATACAAAAGATGGCTGAGTGTTGAACCTGAAGAAGTTTCCGCTTTCAAAACCAATGTATGTGTTGAAGCATTTGGCACATCTTCCGAACCTCCATCATCCTTGGAACATGCTGTATAAGCAATCGATATCATGGTCACAATAAACAAACTAGTAATTTTCTTTTTCCTTGTTTTCATAGTTACAGTAATGATTTTAATCGTTAAAGATTTATTTCAGATTATCTCTGGGTTAAAACAAAAATCTTTTTCAAAATTAAAATCAGAAATGCGAACAGAATTGTATCAGAACGACATCAGGCCAATTCTTCAATATAAATAAAGGAGGCACTTTCAGAACCCAGGCTGGATTGCTTGACAAATTCATAAGGAGAAAGGCCGGAAAATAATTTAAAATCTTTTATAAAATGAGACTGATCTGAATACTCAAGATCATAGGCCAACTGGGTAAGGCTCCCATAATCTGCCAACGACAGGGCCGGTAATGACTTTTCAAATTTTGCAACCCTGGCAAATTTTCGGGCAGATACACCAACATTTTGTTTAAACCTGCGTTGCAGCTGCCGTTCTGAAATCTGATAGTGAGAAGCAATTGTTGCCAGATTTTTTTCATTATCCAAACGATCTGCCCAATTTCCAAGGAAAAGATGGTCAATAACCACATCTCCTTTTGATTTCGATGTTCTTTTATAAAAATATTCGCTGAGTATCGAAACTCTTTCAAGGTGATTTTTAGCGTTTAATAATAAAACTGGGATTTCAGTCTTGTCCAGGAGCTGGATATCAGGCGTCTGATTGGTCAGTTCAGCAGCATTTATACCAAAAAGGAAATGTAAGGCATGCGGTTGGAAACTTACCCCAAAATGAGAAAAATGACTCTCCCAATAAGCATCAGTTGGCTGAGTATCTACGCCACTTAAATAACATATAGGCTTTATAGTGCCTTGAGCGTCTTTAATAGGCGAAAATGAACAAATATCCTGAAAAACAAGTCGTGGATAACGGTCAGCAAAAGAACGGATATGCAAAGCTTCTGTAGCCGATGTGCAAACATCATAACTCCAGAAATAACGTATCCAGTTTTTAAGGGCCGGATGTACGGGATATTGCTTATAATTCATAGTCCTGAATCCTCATTGCTTACAAATTGGCAGAATACAATTAATACATCAATGCTTCAATATTCTTCTAAATATTGCTTATTTGTTACATTCTACATCCTATTTCAATGCCAAATGTACAAATATTTAAGATTTAAAAATAGCAGGCAAAAAAGTTCATAAACCCAATCCTTAAGATTTGATTAAAGTAGCTACAGCCTTTCAATTAAAATTCTCCCGTTGCGTTAAATCTGAAAGTAACCTTCATAATCTTAAATTATGTCTAAAAAAATCGTGCTATTATGTATTGTCTGCAATGCAATAGCGACTTATGCCCAACAAAACGTAACAGATTCTATCCCGGTCTTAAAACCAGACAGCCTGAAATTTAACTACAAATCCTTAATTATACCGGGAGCCCTTATAGGATATGGTGTTATTGGACTAGAAAGCGACTGGCTCAAAGGATTCAACTCTGAAATCAAAGAAGAAGTTAATGAAGATATTGATAAAAAAATAACCATAGATGACTTTACACAATATGCCCCTTTTGTATCTGTGTATGGTTTAAATGCTTTAGGAATCAAAGGAAAACACAACTTCAAAGACCGTTCTATTATTTTAGGTACATCTTATCTGCTAATGAGCGGAACAGTATTAAGCCTCAAAGGCATCACCAAGGTTGAAAGGCCTGATGGAAGTTCCAACAATTCTTTTCCTTCCGGACATACGGCTACTGCCTTTGCCGGGGCTGAATTTTTATGGCAGGAATATAAAGATGTCTCCATATGGTATGGCATCACAGGTTATGCAATAGCTACAGGAACCGGGCTATTCCGTATTTACAACGATCGTCACTGGCTTACTGATGTTGCTGCCGGAGCCGGAATAGGAATCCTCAGTACCAAAGTAGCTTATTGGCTGCATCCTTACATCAAAAGAACATTTTTTGGAGAAAAAGAAACCAAATCTACAGTAATGATGGCTCCATTCTATAATGGGAAACAGTTGGGATGTGGATTCGTAATGAATTTTTAAACCAGAATTTTGTTACTTTGCATTCATGCAGCAACTCAATTTCAACTCCTATGATTTTCGGTTTAGGAATACAGAAGGACGGATTTCCATATTTGACGAAATCCGAAAAAAGTTTATTATCCTGACACCGGAAGAATGGGTTCGTCAAAACGTAGTACAATACCTGCTGCAGGAAAAAAAATATCCGAAATCGTATATTAACGTAGAAAAAGTCATCAAAATTAACGGACTTGTAAAACGTTATGACGTAGTAGTCTTCCAACCCAATGGCAAATTATTTCTGTTAGTAGAATGCAAATCAACAGATATTGTCATAAACCAAACCACCTTCGACCAGATTGCCCGTTATAATATGGTACTGGAGTCGGAATATTTAATGGTAACAAATGGACTCAATCATTATTTTTGCCAGATGGATTACCAAAACGAAAAATATAATTTTCTAAAAGAACTTCCTGCTTTCAATTAGATGAAGCAAACAACAGTCATGAAAAAAACAGCAATCGTCATACTCAACTGGAACGGAAAAAAACTGCTTGAGGAATTTCTGCCTTCCGTTGTGCAATTCTCTTCCGAGGCCACTATTTATGTAGCTGATAATGCCTCATCAGACGATTCTGTTACTTTTATAAAAAATACTTTCCCGTCTGTCAAAATTATTCAAAATACAGACAACTTTGGTTTTGCCAAAGGTTACAATCAGGCACTCCGATTTGTAGAAGAAGAATATTATGCCCTGGTGAATTCTGATATTGAAGTAACTGAAAATTGGTTGACACCGGTAATCGATTTGTTTGACAGCGAACCCGAAACAGCTATCATCCAGCCCAAAATATTAGACTACAAAAACAAGCAAATGTTTGAATATGCCGGTGCCGGTGGCGGATTTATTGACAAATACGGTTTCCCTTTTTGCAGAGGAAGAATATTCCAGACATTGGAAAAAGATAAGGGTCAATACAATGATAGTATTGATATCTTTTGGGCTTCCGGTGCCTGCTTTTTTATACGTAAAGAAATCTACAGAAACTTAGATGGCTTTGATGAAGACTTTTTTGCCCATCAGGAAGAAATTGATCTTTGCTGGCGTGCTTTCAATCAAAATTTAAAAGTAAAATATTGTGGAAAATCTACAGTATATCATGTGGGCGGTGCGACTTTAAAAGATTCAAATCCGCATAAAACATTCCTTAATTTCCGCAATTCGCTTTGGATGATGCTCAAAAATCTGCCAAAAAATAAGCTCTTCCCTGTCCTTTTCCTACGCCTTGCGCAAGATGGGCTTGCCGGAATTAAATTTATGACGGAAGGTAAGTTCTCCCATCTTTGGGCAATCCTCAAAGCTCATTTTTATTTTTATTTAAAATTTTTCAGATTCTTAAACAAAAGAGAATCAAAACAATACAACAATTACTACAAAATTAAGAGTATTACCTATTACTATTTCGTCAAAAAAGGCAAGGTTTTTGAAAACAAATTTTAACAATAGTTTATACTTGTTAAACTTGAAACCCTATTTTTAATCCTTAAATTTGTTAAAATTTTAAAACCGAAACCTATGAAAAAAGTCATTTTTATACTTTCGATTGCAGCATTCACGCTGACTTCGTGTGGTTCAAAAAAGAAGATTGCTGAATTAGAAGCTAAAAACAAAGAAATTCAAGACTTACTAAACACTGCCACAGTAAAATTGAATACCTGCTTGACAGAGAGAGACGCATTGGCGCATCAAATCGATTTCCTGAAAAAGAACAATTCTGATTTGATCAACAATATGGGGAACCTGACTACCTTGTCTTCAAAAGGAGCTGAAAATCTTGAAAAATCATTAGAGAGCCTGAAAGAAAAAGACTTAAAAATTACACGTCTTCAGGATGCTTTAACGAAAAAAGACTCTGTAACATTGGCTTTGGTAACCAGTTTAAAAAGTTCTGTTGGTATCAGCGATCCGGACATTCAGGTTAACGTTGAAAAAGGAGTGGTTTTCATTTCTATTGCAGACAAGCTTCTTTTCAAAAGCGGTAGCTATGTTGTAAGTGACAGGGCTAAAGAAGTATTGGCTAAAGTAGCTAAAGTAGTAAACAGCAAGCCTGATTTTGAATGTATGGTTGAAGGACACACTGATAATGTTCCTTACAAATCAAACGGAATTTTGCTTGATAACTGGGATTTGAGTGTAAAACGTTCTACATCAATCATCCGTGTATTACAGGAATTGAACGTAAACCCAAAACAATTGATTGCTGCGGGAAGAAGCGAATACATTCCATTAGTTGATAATAATTCAGCTGAAAACAGATCAATCAACAGAAGAACCAGAATTGTGGTATTGCCAAAAATCGACCAGTTCTATGATATGATCGAAAAAGAAATGAAAAATATGACGGCAAAACAATAAGCCATCAGAATAAAGAATAAATGAAAAAGCAGGCCCAAAAGCCTGCTTTTTATGTATCCCTAATTTTTTTTATTAATAACCAATTAAATATTTAAATTAAGAATAGCATATGGTATAAATCGTTATCACTAGTAGGATTCTTAATAATTGGTACTGCTAATTTAGGAATTATTTATCGCAACAGCCAAAATTTTGCGAAAAAACTCACACAGATTATAAAATATCTATACTTCCTTTCCCTTCTCTGACTACTACAGGTTCGCTTCCGGATAAATCAATTATGGTAGAAGCCTGATTATCGCCATAACCCCCATCAATCACCACATCCACAATATTTTGCCATTTCTCAAAAATCAATTCCGGATCGGTGGTATATTCTATCACATCATCATCATCATGAATAGATGTAGACACAATCGGGTTTCCTAACTGTTTTACAATTTCAAGTGCAATTGAATTATCAGGCACACGAATACCTACTGTATTCTTTTTCTTGAATTCCTTTGGAAGATTGTTATTTCCCGGAAGGATAAAAGTATACGGTCCCGGCAATGCCCTTTTCAATAATTTGAATGTAGAAGTATCGATCTGTTTCACATAATCAGAAAGGTTGCTCAAATCATGGCAGACAAATGAGAAATTAGCCTTTTCCAGTTTGATACCTTTGATTTTGGCAATGCGTTCCAATGCTTTTGTATTGGTAATGTCACATCCGAGTCCGTAAACCGTATCCGTTGGATAAATCACCAATCCTCCATCCCGAAGTACTTTGACCACTTTCGCGATTTCTTTTTCATTCGGATTTTGAGGGTATATTTTTATAAACTGAGCCATATGCTGTCATTTTATATTTAAAGTTAGTGATTTTGGGAACTTAAATACTTTGCGAGAAACTATTTCATGCAAAGCCCGCAAGGACACAAAGTTTATCTTGAAACAAATAGCTTCGTATCTTATTTAAAGTTACGACAATATGTCAAGTCTTGCAAAACGAAGCAATAATTTCTTAATTCCTCCTACTTCAAATTTGATTTCTGCTTTTTTGTCTGCTCCGGCACCTTCAATATTCAG
The sequence above is drawn from the Flavobacterium lindanitolerans genome and encodes:
- the holA gene encoding DNA polymerase III subunit delta — translated: MDEVVKIVNDIKAGNIKPIYFLMGEEPYYIDKLTEYMEANLLSEDEKGFNQTVLYGRDVSVDDIVSTAKRYPMMAERQVVIVREAQELSRSIDKLESYAENPMPTTVLVIAYKYKTLDKRKKLTKFLDKTGLVYESKKLYENQVGDWLKRVLAGKKLNIEPKAAAMLVDFLGTDLSKIANELDKLAIILPQGSTITPEVIEENIGFSKDFNVFELRKAIGERNIKKAYQIAQYFADNPKDNPLVLTVGQTFGFFVQLLKYHGLKDRSPKSVASALGINPFFVKEYDVAIKNYPMKKVSQIVASLRDIDVKSKGVGANGLPPGDLMKEMLANIFS
- a CDS encoding helix-turn-helix domain-containing protein → MNYKQYPVHPALKNWIRYFWSYDVCTSATEALHIRSFADRYPRLVFQDICSFSPIKDAQGTIKPICYLSGVDTQPTDAYWESHFSHFGVSFQPHALHFLFGINAAELTNQTPDIQLLDKTEIPVLLLNAKNHLERVSILSEYFYKRTSKSKGDVVIDHLFLGNWADRLDNEKNLATIASHYQISERQLQRRFKQNVGVSARKFARVAKFEKSLPALSLADYGSLTQLAYDLEYSDQSHFIKDFKLFSGLSPYEFVKQSSLGSESASFIYIEELA
- a CDS encoding phosphatase PAP2 family protein: MSKKIVLLCIVCNAIATYAQQNVTDSIPVLKPDSLKFNYKSLIIPGALIGYGVIGLESDWLKGFNSEIKEEVNEDIDKKITIDDFTQYAPFVSVYGLNALGIKGKHNFKDRSIILGTSYLLMSGTVLSLKGITKVERPDGSSNNSFPSGHTATAFAGAEFLWQEYKDVSIWYGITGYAIATGTGLFRIYNDRHWLTDVAAGAGIGILSTKVAYWLHPYIKRTFFGEKETKSTVMMAPFYNGKQLGCGFVMNF
- a CDS encoding type I restriction enzyme HsdR N-terminal domain-containing protein, whose translation is MQQLNFNSYDFRFRNTEGRISIFDEIRKKFIILTPEEWVRQNVVQYLLQEKKYPKSYINVEKVIKINGLVKRYDVVVFQPNGKLFLLVECKSTDIVINQTTFDQIARYNMVLESEYLMVTNGLNHYFCQMDYQNEKYNFLKELPAFN
- a CDS encoding glycosyltransferase family 2 protein, with protein sequence MKKTAIVILNWNGKKLLEEFLPSVVQFSSEATIYVADNASSDDSVTFIKNTFPSVKIIQNTDNFGFAKGYNQALRFVEEEYYALVNSDIEVTENWLTPVIDLFDSEPETAIIQPKILDYKNKQMFEYAGAGGGFIDKYGFPFCRGRIFQTLEKDKGQYNDSIDIFWASGACFFIRKEIYRNLDGFDEDFFAHQEEIDLCWRAFNQNLKVKYCGKSTVYHVGGATLKDSNPHKTFLNFRNSLWMMLKNLPKNKLFPVLFLRLAQDGLAGIKFMTEGKFSHLWAILKAHFYFYLKFFRFLNKRESKQYNNYYKIKSITYYYFVKKGKVFENKF
- a CDS encoding OmpA family protein yields the protein MKKVIFILSIAAFTLTSCGSKKKIAELEAKNKEIQDLLNTATVKLNTCLTERDALAHQIDFLKKNNSDLINNMGNLTTLSSKGAENLEKSLESLKEKDLKITRLQDALTKKDSVTLALVTSLKSSVGISDPDIQVNVEKGVVFISIADKLLFKSGSYVVSDRAKEVLAKVAKVVNSKPDFECMVEGHTDNVPYKSNGILLDNWDLSVKRSTSIIRVLQELNVNPKQLIAAGRSEYIPLVDNNSAENRSINRRTRIVVLPKIDQFYDMIEKEMKNMTAKQ
- a CDS encoding L-threonylcarbamoyladenylate synthase, encoding MAQFIKIYPQNPNEKEIAKVVKVLRDGGLVIYPTDTVYGLGCDITNTKALERIAKIKGIKLEKANFSFVCHDLSNLSDYVKQIDTSTFKLLKRALPGPYTFILPGNNNLPKEFKKKNTVGIRVPDNSIALEIVKQLGNPIVSTSIHDDDDVIEYTTDPELIFEKWQNIVDVVIDGGYGDNQASTIIDLSGSEPVVVREGKGSIDIL